One segment of Acidimicrobiales bacterium DNA contains the following:
- a CDS encoding response regulator transcription factor, translating into MTVRVLVVDDEVHLAESVRRGLTAEGFAVELSHDGLDGLWHARERSYGAIVLDILLPGMNGYQVCRTLRAEGIWTPILMLTAKDGEYDEAEALDTGADDFLSKPFSFVVLVARLRALARRGATPRPAVLSSGDLVFDPMTRRCHRGDVPIALTPRELALLEALLGNPGAVVAKRDLLRTVWGDDFTGDANVVEVYIRYLRRKIDEPFGRHSLRTVRGHGYQLVHDEAHDA; encoded by the coding sequence GTGACCGTGCGAGTCCTGGTGGTCGACGACGAGGTGCACCTGGCCGAGTCGGTCCGGCGCGGGCTGACCGCCGAGGGCTTCGCGGTGGAGCTGTCGCACGACGGGCTCGACGGGCTGTGGCACGCCCGCGAGCGCAGCTACGGCGCCATCGTCCTCGACATCCTGCTGCCCGGCATGAACGGCTACCAGGTGTGCCGCACGCTGCGGGCCGAGGGCATCTGGACGCCGATCCTCATGCTCACCGCCAAGGACGGCGAGTACGACGAGGCCGAGGCCCTCGACACCGGCGCCGACGACTTCCTCTCCAAGCCCTTCTCGTTCGTGGTGCTGGTGGCCCGGCTGCGGGCGCTCGCCCGGCGGGGTGCCACTCCCCGGCCCGCGGTGCTGTCGTCCGGCGACCTGGTGTTCGACCCGATGACCCGCCGCTGCCACCGCGGCGACGTGCCCATCGCCCTGACCCCACGGGAGCTGGCCCTGCTGGAGGCGCTGCTGGGCAACCCGGGCGCGGTGGTCGCCAAGCGCGACCTGCTGCGCACGGTGTGGGGCGACGACTTCACCGGCGACGCCAACGTGGTGGAGGTCTACATCCGCTACCTGCGCCGCAAGATCGACGAGCCCTTCGGCCGGCACTCGCTGCGCACGGTGCGGGGCCACGGCTACCAGCTGGTCCACGACGAGGCCCACGATGCCTGA
- a CDS encoding excalibur calcium-binding domain-containing protein — protein sequence MTWAGEPPAGWWCASDGRWYPPAPGADRGSYPGGFADDPAATAPLRPVEEPTATTRAWDSASLPPAEEPPWTPSGGYRAGALGPSLGSGSGDRFTRPTGAGLAGMFSSWPTWARIAVPVVGGLFVLGLIGAATGEEPEDTATRSAGATAESTTTTTVVPTTTPAPTTTVPPTTLPVVTAPPPTAPPVTEPPPPPPTVAPAPPPPPPSPEPEPEAPSASFANCDAARAAGAAPVHRGDPGYGPHLDRDDDGVGCE from the coding sequence ATGACGTGGGCGGGTGAGCCGCCCGCGGGTTGGTGGTGTGCGAGCGACGGGCGTTGGTACCCGCCGGCACCGGGGGCGGACCGGGGGAGCTATCCGGGTGGCTTCGCGGACGATCCGGCGGCGACGGCGCCGCTGCGTCCCGTGGAGGAGCCGACCGCGACCACGCGGGCGTGGGACTCGGCGTCGCTGCCTCCGGCGGAGGAGCCACCGTGGACGCCCTCCGGTGGCTACCGGGCGGGGGCGTTGGGCCCATCCTTGGGCTCGGGCTCCGGTGACCGGTTCACCCGACCGACCGGGGCGGGGCTGGCCGGCATGTTCTCGTCGTGGCCGACGTGGGCCCGGATCGCGGTGCCGGTCGTCGGCGGGCTGTTCGTGCTCGGGCTGATCGGCGCCGCGACGGGCGAGGAGCCGGAGGACACGGCGACCCGTTCAGCTGGGGCGACCGCGGAGTCGACCACCACGACGACGGTGGTCCCGACGACCACCCCGGCCCCGACCACGACAGTGCCCCCGACCACCCTGCCGGTGGTCACGGCACCTCCGCCGACCGCGCCTCCGGTGACCGAGCCCCCGCCCCCTCCCCCGACGGTGGCGCCGGCTCCCCCGCCGCCGCCTCCATCCCCGGAGCCCGAGCCGGAGGCGCCCAGCGCGTCCTTCGCGAACTGCGACGCGGCCCGGGCCGCGGGCGCGGCCCCGGTCCACCGGGGCGACCCGGGCTACGGCCCCCACCTCGATCGCGACGACGACGGCGTCGGCTGCGAGTAG
- a CDS encoding ATP-binding protein, which yields MPEGWRRIAGSMRLRITLSAAIVTAVAVALAGWLMIRSVEDAQLDRLRERADASVDAVAGRLEAGASWEAALAAAPNVASDGVTTCLQGQSERGNAVVCTSGATNSAPLGAGGSPPSLTEPLPGSGGEVVLGGANSDVVTRDVATVAGRVTVTALAPSGEVARSIDAVGQALWMLFAGLVGVVALVAWWLAGRTLRPVEAIRVEAESIGGESIHRRLPEPAGHDEIGRLARTMNAMLGRLEHSALRQRQFVSDASHELRSPVAAIRTDLEVALHEGDRADWPTVARAVLAEEGRLETLLADLLVLASDDETAAASRTTMVDMERLAAEEASRGRRVPVTLDSPHAAGAGADPDAFVVEGVASRLDRALANLVDNAARHASSRVKVTVARHGDRVRTVVDDDGPGIPVIDRERIFERFTRLDGSRSRDRGGAGLGLAVVRSVATRHGGYVWADVNPEGGARFTLELPAAHPG from the coding sequence ATGCCTGAGGGCTGGCGCCGCATCGCCGGCTCGATGCGCCTGAGGATCACCCTCTCCGCCGCGATCGTCACCGCCGTCGCGGTCGCGTTGGCGGGCTGGTTGATGATCCGCTCGGTCGAGGACGCCCAGCTCGACCGGCTCCGCGAGCGGGCGGACGCGAGCGTCGACGCCGTGGCCGGCAGGTTGGAGGCGGGTGCCAGTTGGGAAGCGGCGCTGGCCGCGGCACCGAACGTCGCCAGCGACGGCGTCACCACCTGCCTGCAGGGCCAGAGCGAGCGTGGCAATGCCGTGGTGTGCACGTCCGGTGCCACGAACTCCGCTCCGCTCGGCGCCGGCGGTTCGCCCCCATCGCTCACCGAGCCCCTCCCCGGCAGTGGCGGCGAGGTCGTGCTCGGGGGCGCCAACAGCGACGTCGTCACCCGCGATGTCGCGACCGTCGCTGGTCGGGTCACCGTGACGGCGTTGGCGCCGTCGGGCGAGGTCGCCCGGAGCATCGACGCCGTGGGCCAGGCCCTGTGGATGCTGTTCGCGGGGCTCGTGGGCGTGGTGGCGCTGGTGGCCTGGTGGCTGGCCGGGCGGACGTTGCGGCCGGTCGAGGCGATCCGGGTGGAGGCCGAGTCGATCGGGGGCGAGAGCATCCACCGGCGGCTGCCCGAGCCCGCCGGCCACGACGAGATCGGCCGCCTCGCCCGCACCATGAACGCCATGCTCGGGCGCCTGGAGCACTCGGCGCTGCGGCAGCGCCAGTTCGTGTCGGACGCGTCGCACGAGCTGCGCAGCCCGGTCGCGGCCATCCGCACCGACCTCGAGGTCGCCCTGCACGAGGGCGACCGGGCCGACTGGCCCACCGTCGCCCGGGCCGTGCTGGCCGAGGAGGGGCGGTTGGAGACCCTGCTGGCCGACCTGCTGGTGCTCGCCTCCGACGACGAGACCGCCGCGGCATCACGCACGACGATGGTCGACATGGAGCGCCTGGCCGCCGAGGAGGCGTCCCGGGGCCGGCGGGTCCCCGTCACGCTCGACTCCCCGCACGCCGCCGGCGCCGGCGCCGACCCCGACGCCTTCGTGGTGGAGGGCGTGGCCTCCCGCCTCGACCGGGCGCTGGCCAACCTGGTCGACAACGCCGCCCGCCACGCGTCGAGCCGGGTGAAGGTGACCGTCGCCCGCCACGGCGACCGGGTGCGGACGGTGGTCGATGACGACGGCCCGGGCATCCCCGTCATCGACCGTGAGCGCATCTTCGAGCGGTTCACCCGCCTCGACGGCAGCCGGTCCCGCGACCGGGGCGGCGCCGGCCTGGGCCTGGCCGTGGTCCGCTCCGTCGCCACCCGCCACGGCGGCTACGTGTGGGCCGACGTGAACCCCGAGGGTGGCGCCCGCTTCACCCTCGAGCTCCCCGCGGCCCACCCGGGGTGA